One Kangiella geojedonensis DNA segment encodes these proteins:
- a CDS encoding M28 family metallopeptidase gives MKKTTLSLSIAALLLTACSDNDSASADKAPVAEKAPAKVEQSSNTIDNNAGKHQNNFLTAYDNIDLDIYKDRVKTLSSDEFEGRSPATEGGRKTSEYLKEQFKAVGAEPGNGDSYFQQVPLISIEADADMTLQLGDSTLEYSQDFVAGTSQTVESISLKDSDLVYVGYGVVAPEYDWNDYEGVDMEGKTAVILINDPGFAQPDAGIFQGKAMTYYGRWTYKYEEAARQGAAGAIIIHDTAPASYGWNVVSSSWSGPQYHLPSTGNTPKLDAEMWITLDQAHSLFKQSGLDLAKLQKDALSKDFKPVPLDSKASVDIKNTIQESQSANVIATIPGKKRPDEHVIYMAHWDHLGSRDGMEGDHIYNGAIDNATGTAGIISIAQAFKQLPEAPDRSVTFVAVTAEEQGLLGSKYFAANPTVPLTQIVGAFNIDSMNVSGRMKDFTVVGYPKSEVETYVEQAAKRQGRELRPESAPERGGYYRSDHFSLAKFGVPAVYGGGGTEFRDDADKDAADKWSKMRGECYHSLCDEYHEDWVWQAALDDIKIFFEAGYLLSNSEAFPNWYEGTEFRSIRDESMKQK, from the coding sequence ATGAAAAAAACAACCTTGAGTTTATCCATTGCTGCGCTTTTGTTAACGGCTTGTAGCGATAATGACTCAGCAAGCGCTGACAAAGCACCAGTCGCTGAAAAAGCCCCAGCAAAGGTAGAGCAGTCGAGCAACACAATCGATAACAACGCTGGTAAACACCAGAACAACTTCCTCACGGCTTACGACAACATTGATCTTGATATCTATAAAGATCGCGTAAAAACACTTTCTAGCGATGAATTTGAAGGTCGTAGCCCAGCCACTGAAGGGGGTCGCAAGACTTCTGAGTACCTTAAAGAGCAGTTCAAAGCGGTTGGCGCTGAACCGGGTAACGGCGACAGTTACTTCCAACAAGTGCCTTTGATCAGTATCGAAGCTGATGCTGATATGACACTTCAGTTAGGTGACTCTACACTGGAGTACAGCCAAGATTTTGTTGCTGGCACCTCTCAAACCGTTGAATCTATCAGCCTAAAAGACTCGGACTTAGTCTATGTCGGTTATGGTGTGGTTGCTCCAGAATATGACTGGAATGACTACGAAGGTGTTGATATGGAAGGCAAAACAGCGGTCATTCTAATCAACGACCCAGGTTTTGCACAACCGGACGCAGGTATTTTCCAAGGTAAAGCCATGACTTACTACGGTCGTTGGACTTACAAGTATGAAGAAGCTGCACGTCAAGGTGCTGCTGGCGCCATCATCATTCATGATACAGCCCCTGCCTCTTACGGTTGGAACGTGGTTTCAAGCAGTTGGTCAGGTCCTCAATACCACTTACCAAGTACTGGCAACACGCCAAAGCTTGATGCTGAGATGTGGATTACCCTAGATCAGGCTCATAGTTTATTCAAACAGTCAGGCCTAGATCTTGCTAAGCTACAAAAAGATGCGCTTAGTAAAGACTTCAAACCCGTGCCGTTGGACAGCAAAGCCTCAGTTGATATTAAAAACACTATCCAAGAGTCGCAATCAGCGAATGTCATCGCAACTATTCCTGGCAAGAAACGCCCAGACGAGCATGTGATTTACATGGCGCACTGGGATCACCTTGGTTCTCGTGATGGCATGGAGGGCGACCATATTTATAATGGCGCAATCGATAATGCTACTGGTACTGCAGGTATCATCAGTATTGCGCAAGCGTTCAAACAGCTTCCAGAAGCACCCGATCGCAGCGTAACGTTTGTTGCAGTTACTGCAGAAGAACAAGGCCTATTAGGTTCTAAGTACTTTGCAGCGAACCCAACGGTACCTCTGACTCAAATCGTTGGTGCATTCAATATTGATAGCATGAACGTTAGTGGCCGTATGAAAGATTTCACGGTAGTAGGTTACCCGAAGTCAGAAGTTGAGACATATGTTGAACAAGCCGCTAAACGTCAGGGTCGTGAGCTACGCCCTGAAAGCGCACCAGAGCGTGGTGGTTATTATCGCTCAGATCACTTCAGCCTTGCTAAGTTTGGTGTTCCAGCTGTCTATGGCGGCGGCGGTACTGAGTTCCGTGATGATGCTGACAAAGATGCTGCCGATAAGTGGTCTAAGATGCGTGGCGAATGTTATCACTC
- a CDS encoding prolyl oligopeptidase family serine peptidase: MVIKQSIKNWVVATGVAVAVSFAASLEAKDTVKTELTLEQVMADPDWIGNAPESPYWADDGQSIYYHQKVKGHNERKLWQVDLAANDLRAITDEALFEVDSRSGEISPNKKLKVYNLRGDLYVKYLDSGDVRQLTKTHANEGRPQFIGNDTVAYRDGNSYYTIDLSSGLVSQLVDIRLKDDPNKEKEPGYLEKQQTRYFDYIRTQQEERDYSKQRQKDIAASSSRSVSDPWYLGKKDIHTLSLSPNGKYVVVGTYDKSDKKGKSDNMPRFVTEDGYVKNEEVRPLVGTYTPRHESLYLLDLTTGEKSELKYDRLPELDDDPLADIKRATAKRNGKKYKADKEPRGVAVFDWIANGGIEWNARGDSAVIMLYSDDNKDRWLVSVDTDDKELNTEHHLRDMAWVNDWNFNDFGWVDNETIYFTAEDTGYSHLYVKELGDRPDALTQGRYVVDSVSKDPNSDYLYYRANKKHPGIYEVYRVKASGGDSEAVTNLGGKNDYVLSPDGQQLIISHSEALSPPELFVTSVSGDAAKQVTFTTSDKFKSFPWSQPEYVEIPSREVDQPIYARLYKPADYDAERADKYPAVIFIHGAGYLQNAHQGWSGYFREFMFHTFLNQQGYVVLDIDYRGSAGYGRDWRTAIYRKMGTPEVVDLIDGANWMEANANIDRQNVGIYGGSYGGFLTFMGLFTAPDEFAAGASLRPVTDWVHYNHPYTSNILNTPEVDPVAYERSSPIEFAEGLNKPLLIAHGMVDDNVFFKDTVRLVQRLIELEKTEYFETAIYPIEPHGFKEPSSWLDEYKRIYYLFEENLKD, from the coding sequence GTGGTCATAAAACAATCAATTAAAAACTGGGTTGTAGCGACCGGTGTTGCAGTTGCGGTGTCATTCGCGGCGAGCCTAGAGGCTAAAGACACGGTCAAAACAGAATTAACCCTTGAGCAAGTGATGGCTGATCCAGATTGGATCGGTAATGCACCTGAGTCACCTTATTGGGCCGATGATGGACAATCAATTTATTATCATCAGAAAGTTAAAGGTCATAACGAAAGAAAGTTATGGCAAGTCGACTTAGCGGCAAATGATCTGCGTGCGATCACTGATGAAGCGTTATTCGAAGTAGACAGCCGCAGTGGTGAAATCAGCCCTAACAAAAAGCTGAAAGTCTATAACTTGCGTGGAGACTTATACGTTAAATACTTGGATTCAGGTGATGTTCGTCAGCTGACCAAAACACACGCAAACGAAGGCCGTCCGCAGTTTATTGGTAACGATACGGTTGCTTACCGCGATGGTAACTCTTACTACACCATCGACTTATCATCTGGCTTGGTCTCGCAGTTGGTTGATATCCGTCTAAAAGATGACCCCAATAAAGAAAAAGAGCCTGGCTATTTAGAAAAGCAGCAAACGCGCTATTTTGATTATATTCGTACGCAACAGGAGGAGCGCGACTATAGTAAGCAACGTCAAAAAGACATTGCCGCGAGTAGCTCTCGTTCGGTTAGTGACCCTTGGTATTTAGGTAAAAAAGACATTCATACTCTGAGTTTATCGCCAAATGGCAAATATGTGGTTGTCGGTACTTATGACAAGTCGGACAAAAAAGGCAAGAGTGACAACATGCCTCGCTTTGTGACTGAAGATGGCTACGTTAAGAACGAAGAAGTGCGCCCACTAGTGGGAACCTATACGCCACGCCATGAAAGTTTGTATTTGTTGGATTTAACCACAGGCGAAAAGTCAGAGCTGAAATATGACCGCTTACCTGAGCTGGATGACGATCCTCTAGCAGATATTAAACGAGCAACTGCGAAGCGTAACGGCAAGAAATATAAAGCGGATAAAGAGCCTCGTGGTGTCGCTGTTTTTGACTGGATTGCTAATGGCGGTATCGAGTGGAATGCTCGTGGCGACTCGGCGGTGATTATGTTGTATTCAGACGACAATAAAGACCGCTGGTTAGTAAGCGTGGATACTGATGATAAAGAGTTGAACACTGAGCATCATCTGCGTGACATGGCGTGGGTTAATGACTGGAACTTTAATGATTTTGGCTGGGTCGATAATGAAACTATCTACTTTACTGCTGAAGACACTGGTTATAGTCACCTATACGTTAAAGAGCTTGGTGATCGTCCTGATGCGCTAACCCAAGGCCGTTATGTGGTCGATAGTGTAAGCAAAGATCCTAACAGCGACTATCTTTATTACCGTGCGAATAAGAAACACCCTGGAATCTATGAGGTGTATCGCGTGAAAGCATCTGGTGGTGACTCAGAAGCGGTCACTAATTTGGGTGGGAAAAACGACTATGTATTATCACCAGACGGTCAGCAGTTAATTATCAGTCACTCTGAAGCATTAAGCCCTCCTGAGTTGTTTGTTACTTCAGTTTCTGGAGATGCTGCTAAGCAAGTAACATTTACCACCTCTGATAAATTCAAATCGTTTCCTTGGTCACAACCTGAATATGTCGAGATTCCTTCTCGTGAAGTGGATCAACCGATCTATGCACGCTTATATAAGCCAGCGGATTATGACGCTGAGCGAGCTGATAAATATCCTGCGGTGATCTTCATTCATGGTGCTGGCTATTTGCAGAATGCCCACCAAGGTTGGTCGGGTTACTTCCGCGAATTTATGTTCCACACCTTCTTGAACCAACAGGGTTATGTGGTGCTTGATATCGACTACCGTGGTTCAGCGGGTTATGGTCGAGACTGGAGAACAGCGATTTACCGTAAGATGGGGACGCCTGAAGTGGTGGACTTAATTGATGGTGCTAATTGGATGGAAGCTAACGCTAACATTGATCGCCAGAACGTCGGTATTTATGGCGGTTCATACGGTGGATTCTTAACCTTTATGGGCCTGTTCACAGCACCGGATGAGTTTGCCGCTGGTGCTTCATTACGTCCCGTGACAGACTGGGTTCATTATAACCATCCGTATACATCGAACATTTTAAATACGCCAGAGGTTGATCCTGTTGCTTATGAACGTAGTTCACCGATTGAGTTTGCAGAAGGTTTAAACAAACCATTACTTATTGCGCATGGTATGGTCGATGACAATGTGTTCTTCAAAGACACGGTACGTCTAGTGCAGCGTTTGATTGAGTTGGAAAAAACGGAATATTTTGAAACAGCGATTTATCCGATTGAGCCGCATGGCTTTAAAGAGCCGTCGAGCTGGTTAGATGAATACAAACGTATTTATTATTTGTTCGAAGAGAACTTGAAAGACTAG
- a CDS encoding BPSS1780 family membrane protein, producing the protein MDNNNEFIHEDEQQPSDFEPAQSQTVSPLRGFFWLERSLSDIYIPHFKSWFIAALVYSFITNFIPALLPPTALVLAIINPILIAGLLLGAHQVYKQQGDVKPLQMFEAFKHRTIGQLVLYTVAAITLVIGAILILMSIIGFETLNGIDVARIEAGDEAYGLSVLKTMSHAIPWAALLVILVSLATWFAVSLILFSNQKAIPAIGNSFVGGLKNFFAVLVFVIVLIVCMIAVVMISSLVLSMFSSLISSPYIQALINVVINALATPILIGVTYIAYREIFLGDITKSDKSL; encoded by the coding sequence ATGGATAATAACAACGAGTTTATTCACGAGGACGAGCAACAACCCAGTGACTTCGAGCCTGCGCAAAGCCAAACCGTGTCACCATTGCGCGGCTTTTTCTGGCTAGAACGTAGTCTCAGTGACATTTACATTCCTCACTTTAAAAGCTGGTTTATTGCAGCGCTGGTATATTCATTTATAACTAACTTTATACCTGCCCTACTTCCTCCGACGGCACTTGTTTTAGCGATTATCAACCCAATTCTTATTGCTGGGTTATTGCTAGGCGCCCATCAGGTTTACAAACAGCAAGGTGATGTAAAGCCCTTGCAGATGTTTGAAGCCTTTAAACATCGAACAATTGGGCAGCTAGTACTTTACACCGTTGCCGCTATTACGCTGGTTATCGGAGCTATATTAATTCTGATGTCGATCATTGGGTTTGAAACCCTTAACGGTATTGATGTGGCGAGAATAGAGGCTGGTGATGAGGCTTATGGGCTGTCGGTATTAAAAACAATGTCACATGCTATCCCATGGGCGGCACTACTCGTAATCTTAGTCTCGTTAGCGACCTGGTTTGCAGTTAGTTTGATTCTATTTAGCAACCAAAAAGCTATACCAGCTATCGGTAATAGTTTTGTTGGTGGCTTAAAGAACTTCTTTGCCGTGCTCGTTTTTGTCATCGTTTTGATTGTCTGCATGATTGCTGTTGTGATGATTTCATCCCTAGTGCTGTCGATGTTTTCATCGCTTATTTCAAGCCCTTATATCCAAGCATTAATCAACGTTGTCATCAACGCGTTAGCCACACCAATTCTTATTGGCGTCACCTATATTGCTTATCGTGAAATTTTCTTAGGCGATATTACCAAGTCGGATAAAAGCTTATAA
- a CDS encoding malonic semialdehyde reductase codes for MSEQSKKHAEPLSQDALDTLFNEARTYNDFEDTEVSDELLHKLHDLVKMGPTSANCCPMRVVFVKSDEAKEKLKPCLMEGNVDKTMSAPVCAIIGMNMEFYEELPKLFPHTDAKSWFVGNDKFIESTAFRNSSLQGGYFIMAARALGLDCGPMSGFSPKKINETFFGGTKTKVNFLCNLGYGTEKDLFPRSPRFDFDDVNSII; via the coding sequence ATGTCTGAACAGAGCAAAAAACACGCTGAGCCTTTGAGCCAAGACGCCCTAGACACCTTATTCAACGAAGCTCGCACATACAATGACTTCGAAGATACAGAGGTTTCAGACGAATTACTTCATAAGCTTCACGACCTGGTGAAAATGGGCCCAACATCAGCTAACTGCTGCCCAATGCGTGTGGTTTTCGTTAAAAGCGACGAAGCTAAAGAAAAGTTAAAACCTTGTTTGATGGAAGGAAACGTCGACAAAACCATGAGCGCTCCTGTATGCGCCATTATTGGTATGAATATGGAGTTCTACGAAGAGCTTCCAAAGCTATTCCCTCACACTGATGCGAAAAGCTGGTTTGTGGGCAACGATAAATTTATCGAATCAACAGCCTTCCGTAACAGCTCTCTACAAGGTGGTTACTTCATAATGGCAGCGCGTGCACTTGGTTTAGACTGCGGCCCAATGTCTGGATTCAGTCCTAAAAAAATCAATGAAACGTTTTTCGGTGGCACTAAAACCAAGGTTAACTTTTTATGCAACCTCGGTTACGGCACGGAAAAAGATTTGTTCCCGCGCAGCCCACGTTTCGATTTTGATGACGTAAACTCAATCATTTAA
- a CDS encoding tetratricopeptide repeat protein — translation MTSASKVAVAGLFCLLLLASCGGSEKHANLCEKHFNTQSYKIALKHCQQAVEEGDSASQYFLGKMYLESGKQQEGRELIKQSAESGFKKAIFHSTVWTLLSKDVESATAKKAIQQMQQFAESGDDVAQFWMGNVFLFGYVGQKPSPNEATYWYQLSVEQGNVRSMNNLAWIKALARDSELFDPEGAIELSKKVVAKHPNSHGYLDTLAAAYAANNDFQAAIETQERVLSLAQSMDCQHCSEHLVEYYQGHLERYHLKKPLEEDLLK, via the coding sequence ATGACATCAGCTTCCAAAGTTGCAGTCGCTGGCCTTTTTTGCCTGCTGCTTCTTGCGTCTTGTGGTGGCTCGGAAAAACACGCTAATCTGTGTGAAAAACATTTCAATACTCAAAGCTACAAAATCGCATTAAAACATTGCCAGCAAGCTGTCGAAGAGGGCGACAGCGCCTCGCAGTATTTCTTAGGGAAAATGTATCTTGAATCGGGTAAGCAGCAAGAAGGGCGCGAGCTGATTAAGCAGTCTGCTGAATCTGGCTTCAAAAAAGCGATTTTTCATAGCACCGTCTGGACATTGCTGTCGAAGGATGTTGAATCGGCCACAGCCAAAAAAGCCATACAGCAGATGCAGCAGTTCGCTGAAAGTGGAGATGACGTCGCCCAGTTTTGGATGGGGAATGTGTTTTTATTTGGCTATGTCGGTCAGAAGCCGAGTCCGAACGAGGCCACTTACTGGTATCAGCTTTCAGTCGAACAGGGTAACGTTCGTTCGATGAACAACTTAGCTTGGATAAAGGCATTGGCGCGGGACAGTGAGCTGTTTGATCCTGAAGGGGCGATTGAATTGTCCAAAAAGGTAGTTGCAAAGCACCCTAACAGTCATGGCTATTTAGATACGTTGGCGGCTGCATATGCGGCTAATAATGACTTTCAAGCCGCCATTGAAACTCAGGAGCGAGTATTATCCTTAGCACAATCGATGGACTGCCAACACTGCTCAGAGCACCTTGTTGAGTATTACCAAGGGCACCTAGAGCGCTATCATCTAAAAAAACCACTTGAAGAAGACCTGCTTAAGTAA
- a CDS encoding SPOR domain-containing protein: MVFFRTITIFGLIVGFFVIGLSGCTSKTDAFTLKANQERWFCTPLGEDDWTCQESSRDFEQLEQHNKRAQSEPEQKLESSDTDTSSVSSTFVVKGATRELEQGAERLSNQEVSAQDSSSQENSSQENSSQENSSQEIPVQETPVQKAVPAQLEGAEFKSESASSSNADRSNDEHNGSWPVAISPWVVQLGAYGSMAAADELVQKVGKGEVFKTQVKGRFYFTVVVTGFSQKFEAEQSAREIETRPLGISPWVRQGASLQKFLVD; the protein is encoded by the coding sequence ATGGTTTTTTTCCGAACAATCACTATCTTTGGTCTAATCGTTGGCTTTTTTGTTATAGGCTTATCAGGTTGCACCAGCAAAACAGATGCGTTTACGTTGAAGGCGAATCAAGAGCGATGGTTTTGTACGCCGCTTGGTGAGGACGATTGGACTTGCCAAGAATCTAGTCGTGATTTTGAGCAATTGGAGCAACACAATAAACGGGCTCAAAGTGAGCCAGAACAAAAACTAGAATCTAGCGATACAGATACAAGCTCAGTCAGTTCCACCTTTGTCGTGAAAGGAGCAACTCGCGAGCTTGAGCAAGGGGCTGAGCGTCTTTCAAACCAGGAAGTCTCTGCTCAGGACAGCTCTTCTCAAGAAAACTCTTCTCAAGAAAACTCTTCTCAAGAAAACTCTTCTCAAGAAATACCTGTCCAAGAAACACCCGTCCAGAAAGCCGTGCCAGCTCAATTAGAAGGCGCTGAATTCAAATCAGAGAGTGCTTCTAGCAGTAATGCTGACCGTAGTAATGATGAACATAATGGCTCTTGGCCAGTGGCGATATCGCCTTGGGTCGTGCAGCTAGGAGCTTACGGTTCTATGGCTGCAGCGGATGAGCTTGTTCAAAAGGTCGGAAAAGGTGAGGTTTTTAAAACGCAGGTTAAAGGACGTTTTTACTTCACGGTAGTGGTCACTGGCTTTTCTCAGAAATTTGAAGCCGAGCAATCGGCACGCGAAATAGAAACGCGCCCATTAGGCATATCACCTTGGGTTCGACAGGGCGCTTCTCTGCAAAAATTTCTGGTCGATTAA
- a CDS encoding thioredoxin family protein: MTSKLTLLMIVAIALSACKTNSANPHSDHSTSRFEQHMDAAGPITIDELQNSYPIFSVKRHNDLDSSAVAQLNAVTTPTQIIAFFGTWCHDSQREIPNLIKLKKQLNNPNIQLQLIALDRNKSDSQGLAKKAGVEYTPTIIVYQNQEEMGRIVESTSEPIEVELLNIINYLSH, from the coding sequence ATGACCTCAAAATTAACACTACTTATGATTGTGGCTATTGCTTTATCAGCCTGCAAAACAAACTCAGCCAACCCACACAGCGACCACTCAACAAGCCGCTTTGAGCAACACATGGATGCTGCAGGCCCCATTACCATCGATGAACTGCAAAACAGTTATCCGATATTTTCCGTGAAGCGCCATAACGACTTAGACAGTTCTGCAGTTGCACAGTTGAATGCCGTTACCACGCCAACACAAATCATCGCTTTCTTTGGTACCTGGTGCCATGATAGTCAACGCGAAATTCCAAACTTGATCAAACTCAAAAAGCAATTAAATAACCCTAATATACAATTGCAGCTAATCGCTTTAGATAGGAATAAATCGGACAGCCAAGGATTAGCAAAAAAAGCGGGGGTTGAGTACACACCAACGATTATTGTGTATCAAAACCAAGAAGAGATGGGACGCATTGTAGAAAGTACCTCAGAACCTATCGAGGTCGAACTACTCAATATTATTAATTACTTGTCACATTAA